In Urechidicola croceus, a single window of DNA contains:
- the frr gene encoding ribosome recycling factor has product MNEEVDFIIDSAKEQMENALVHLEKELRNIRAGKASPAMLGSVMVDYYGSQTPLSQVANVNTPDGRTISVQPWEKSMLQEIERGIMIANLGFNPMNNGETIIINVPPLTEERRKQLAKQAKAEAEHDKVSVRNARKDANNDIKKVDISEDMKKNAEASVQELTDKYIKKIDEMYSKKEVEILTV; this is encoded by the coding sequence ATGAATGAAGAAGTTGATTTTATAATTGATAGCGCTAAAGAGCAAATGGAAAATGCTTTAGTGCATTTAGAAAAAGAATTAAGAAATATAAGGGCAGGAAAAGCAAGCCCTGCAATGTTAGGAAGTGTAATGGTTGACTATTATGGTTCACAAACTCCACTTTCACAAGTAGCAAATGTAAATACTCCAGATGGTAGAACTATTTCAGTTCAACCTTGGGAAAAATCAATGTTACAAGAAATTGAAAGAGGGATAATGATTGCTAACCTTGGATTCAATCCGATGAATAATGGAGAGACAATTATAATAAATGTTCCTCCGTTAACCGAAGAACGAAGAAAGCAATTAGCAAAACAAGCCAAAGCAGAAGCAGAACATGACAAAGTAAGTGTAAGAAATGCTCGTAAAGATGCTAATAACGATATTAAAAAGGTTGATATTTCTGAAGACATGAAAAAGAATGCCGAAGCAAGTGTTCAAGAATTAACGGATAAGTATATCAAAAAAATTGATGAAATGTACTCCAAAAAAGAAGTTGAAATTTTAACTGTTTAA
- a CDS encoding efflux RND transporter permease subunit: MNFWTRVSRIIIKGRYLILLLIGLATYFLASQMQYMRFSYTEANLLPADHEINVQYDKFLDLFGEEGNVMIIGVKDSTIFTPEKFNNWNKLANQIDSFAEIDYTISIGDIQKLKRDDKEKKFVLEPLYETNPKTLEDVDKIKKDLFENLPFYDNILYNKESKSIQSVIYIKRDIVNTSKRRDLILGKFNSLVDKFEEDNNIKVHTSGMPYIRTMNAQNIIVEMRMFVALALGITALIFFFFFRSFRATFITLLVVSIGVVWAFGFIGWFRYEISVLMALIPPLIIVISVPNAIFLINKYQQEIKLHGNQAKSLQRVISKVGNATLMTNVTTASGFATFIFTKSQMLVEFGAMASINIIAVFFLALLIIPIIYSFLAVPKKKHLKHLDRRWMGTIVAWMENMVRNYRFTIYSATVILIIVSIIGIYQMKISGSIIDDMPKDKEFYSDILFFEEEFGGIMPLEILIDTKEPKGVMDLPTLKKIEKLNETIDEIPELSKSISVLNLVKYSKQAFYNGIPKYYQLPTNQDKNYILNYSKNSGSSNEMLNNFVDSTGQFARITTYMKDVGTTKMEGIEKRLESKIEKEFDLEKYDVSLTGKALVFLKGTKYLINNLVLSLSLAILLIAIFMAFMFRSFKMILISILPNILPLLLTAGLMGYLSIPLKPSTILVFSIAFGISVDDTIHFLAKYRQELQANKWRVKKSVYAALRETGVSMFYTSIVLFFGFLVFTISSFGGTKALGGLVSITLLFAMLSNLLLLPSLLLTLESKIANKQTLKEPTLPVLPIEDENGIE, translated from the coding sequence ATGAATTTTTGGACAAGAGTTTCTCGGATAATTATTAAAGGACGATACCTTATATTGTTGCTAATTGGATTAGCAACTTATTTTTTGGCCTCACAAATGCAATACATGCGTTTTTCTTATACTGAAGCAAATTTATTACCCGCCGATCATGAAATTAATGTACAATACGATAAATTCTTAGATCTATTTGGAGAAGAAGGAAATGTAATGATTATTGGAGTAAAAGACTCCACCATTTTTACTCCCGAAAAATTCAATAATTGGAATAAACTAGCCAATCAAATTGATAGTTTTGCTGAAATAGACTACACAATTTCTATAGGTGATATTCAAAAATTAAAACGAGATGACAAAGAAAAAAAGTTTGTACTCGAACCTCTTTATGAAACAAATCCAAAAACTTTAGAAGACGTAGACAAAATCAAAAAAGATCTTTTTGAAAATTTACCTTTTTACGATAATATACTTTACAATAAAGAGTCAAAATCAATACAATCAGTTATTTATATTAAAAGAGATATTGTAAATACTTCCAAAAGACGTGATTTAATACTTGGCAAATTCAACTCATTAGTTGATAAATTTGAAGAAGACAACAATATAAAAGTTCACACTTCGGGAATGCCTTATATCCGAACTATGAATGCTCAAAACATAATCGTTGAAATGAGAATGTTTGTTGCTCTAGCGCTTGGAATTACAGCACTTATTTTCTTTTTCTTTTTTCGTTCTTTTAGAGCAACATTTATTACACTTTTGGTTGTTAGTATTGGTGTTGTTTGGGCATTCGGATTTATTGGTTGGTTTAGGTATGAAATATCTGTTTTAATGGCTCTAATTCCTCCATTAATTATTGTAATTAGTGTGCCAAATGCAATTTTCCTAATAAATAAATATCAACAAGAAATTAAACTTCATGGTAATCAAGCCAAAAGTTTACAACGTGTAATTTCAAAGGTTGGTAATGCTACATTAATGACCAATGTAACTACCGCTTCAGGATTTGCCACCTTTATTTTTACCAAAAGTCAAATGCTTGTAGAATTTGGTGCAATGGCATCAATTAATATTATTGCCGTATTCTTCTTAGCACTTTTAATTATTCCTATAATTTATAGTTTTTTAGCTGTTCCAAAGAAAAAACATTTAAAACACCTTGACCGACGTTGGATGGGTACTATAGTTGCGTGGATGGAAAATATGGTTCGAAATTATCGATTCACCATTTATTCGGCAACTGTTATATTAATAATAGTAAGTATCATTGGTATTTACCAGATGAAAATTTCTGGAAGTATTATTGATGATATGCCAAAGGACAAAGAATTTTATAGTGATATCCTATTTTTTGAAGAAGAATTTGGAGGAATAATGCCTCTTGAGATATTGATTGACACCAAAGAACCAAAAGGTGTCATGGATTTACCTACTTTGAAAAAAATAGAAAAACTTAATGAGACTATTGATGAAATTCCAGAATTGTCAAAAAGTATTTCTGTATTAAATCTTGTAAAGTATTCAAAACAAGCATTTTATAATGGAATACCAAAATACTATCAATTACCAACAAATCAAGATAAAAACTACATTTTAAATTATTCAAAAAATTCGGGAAGTAGTAACGAGATGTTAAATAATTTTGTTGATTCCACAGGGCAATTTGCCCGTATCACAACATATATGAAAGATGTTGGAACGACAAAAATGGAAGGTATTGAAAAACGACTAGAATCCAAGATTGAAAAAGAATTTGATTTAGAAAAATATGATGTCTCATTAACTGGGAAAGCCTTAGTATTTTTAAAAGGAACTAAATATTTGATTAATAATTTAGTACTCTCATTATCATTGGCTATATTGTTAATTGCTATTTTTATGGCATTTATGTTCCGATCATTTAAAATGATTTTGATTTCAATTTTACCAAATATATTACCCCTATTACTTACAGCTGGCTTAATGGGTTACCTAAGTATTCCTTTAAAACCTTCAACTATATTAGTATTTAGTATTGCATTTGGAATTTCAGTAGATGATACAATTCACTTTTTGGCTAAATATCGCCAAGAATTACAAGCAAATAAATGGCGCGTTAAAAAATCTGTTTATGCAGCATTGAGAGAAACAGGAGTTAGTATGTTCTATACGTCCATAGTATTGTTCTTTGGTTTTTTAGTATTTACTATTTCAAGTTTTGGAGGTACAAAGGCGTTAGGAGGCTTGGTGTCAATTACACTTTTATTTGCTATGCTTTCTAACTTGCTCTTGTTACCTTCATTATTGTTAACTCTAGAGTCTAAAATTGCAAATAAACAAACATTGAAAGAACCAACGCTACCGGTTCTTCCAATAGAAGATGAAAATGGAATAGAATAA
- a CDS encoding DUF5686 and carboxypeptidase-like regulatory domain-containing protein: MKKLVFLFILIPFLSFSQFQISGVLIDTVTQEKLPFATIITGNNQGTITNIDGEFTISSEEEIKEIRISYIGYKTKVISIDQNTTFLKIELTQNIESLNTVIISNGENPALKIIRNAIKNKKINNIEQSLNSFKFKAYNKLLVTANPDSIVGTIDTIYKLSNGIKEVHKIDSSNYEFKKQIDRSHLYLSEKISEHTFEKGKNKKETVLASRMAGFKQPIYEVLAITIQDFSFYNETYTVAGTKYVNPIADNALKNYEYQILDTIQNSIGKSYMIYFKPKKKEEFIGLEGVLYIDDTSYAITSAISELRGILDVKATQTFDYLESEKSWFPTETQITLKKGENKENMSLFGVLQVSSSEQKRDSTIIRPDRKNPSEFIYFSSKTKHFDIEINTPVNVKKSANVIEVHDNAYDRTEKYWNTYRTDSITKRGKETYIVIDSIIEKEGVEDKIIKGRSLLKGYYATKYINLDLGKIISLNNYEGLRVGFGGVTNTNFSKKIRIESYVAYGTKDKDFKYSLGGAVRLNRNTNTWFGANYTNDIKEAAGLDFIAENNSFFAMNPRNLNISKFYNYRTSNIYLEHDIQPNLETKIQLSTGKYEPKFDYQFISIDKILTNYNLTTATIGLQYNPKNEYMNSPIGKTRIKNEFPQFTLQLTKSFDNILEGDFDFTQLNFRIDHQIKKLRGSTTSFLIEGGIVFGDAPISHLYNATPNQSFKNPWLKRVTFGGKNSFETMGYNEFISDKYTMLEVKHKFKRLKINTKFNPQFSLVTRFGLGDIENRTNHNGFNFKIMNKGYLESGLELNQLYKGLGLSGFYRYGAYGNTEWSDNLAIKLTYRLSLGF; this comes from the coding sequence ATGAAAAAACTAGTATTTTTATTCATATTAATTCCATTTTTAAGTTTTTCTCAGTTTCAAATTTCAGGTGTTTTAATAGATACTGTCACTCAAGAAAAATTACCTTTTGCAACCATTATTACTGGAAACAATCAAGGGACAATTACTAATATTGATGGCGAATTTACAATCTCATCAGAAGAAGAAATTAAAGAAATACGTATTTCTTACATAGGTTATAAAACTAAGGTAATTTCAATTGACCAAAACACTACATTTCTAAAAATAGAATTAACACAAAACATAGAAAGTTTAAATACAGTTATAATTTCAAACGGTGAAAATCCTGCATTAAAAATTATCAGAAATGCAATTAAAAACAAAAAAATAAACAATATCGAACAATCACTCAATTCTTTCAAATTTAAAGCCTATAATAAACTATTAGTTACCGCAAATCCAGATTCAATTGTTGGTACAATTGATACAATATATAAACTCAGTAATGGTATTAAAGAAGTTCATAAAATTGACTCTTCAAACTATGAATTTAAAAAACAGATAGATCGAAGTCACCTTTACCTGTCAGAAAAAATATCTGAACATACTTTTGAAAAAGGTAAAAATAAAAAAGAAACAGTTTTAGCATCTAGAATGGCTGGCTTTAAACAACCAATTTATGAAGTATTAGCAATCACAATACAAGATTTTTCTTTTTATAACGAAACCTATACAGTTGCAGGAACAAAATATGTTAATCCAATTGCCGATAATGCGCTAAAAAATTATGAATATCAAATTTTAGACACTATTCAAAATAGTATTGGAAAATCGTATATGATTTATTTCAAACCCAAAAAGAAAGAGGAGTTTATAGGTTTAGAAGGCGTTCTATACATTGATGATACATCTTATGCAATTACTTCTGCGATTTCAGAATTACGAGGAATACTTGATGTCAAAGCCACACAAACTTTTGATTATCTAGAATCAGAAAAAAGTTGGTTTCCTACAGAAACTCAAATTACTCTAAAAAAAGGAGAAAATAAGGAAAATATGTCTTTATTTGGCGTCTTACAAGTCAGTTCGAGTGAACAAAAAAGAGATTCAACAATTATAAGACCAGATCGAAAAAACCCTAGTGAATTTATTTATTTTAGTTCAAAAACCAAACATTTTGATATTGAAATAAACACTCCAGTAAATGTTAAAAAGTCAGCAAATGTTATTGAAGTTCATGATAATGCCTATGATAGAACTGAAAAATATTGGAATACTTATAGAACAGATTCAATTACTAAAAGAGGAAAAGAAACCTATATTGTTATTGACAGTATTATTGAAAAAGAAGGTGTTGAAGATAAAATTATCAAAGGAAGAAGTCTATTAAAAGGATATTACGCAACAAAATACATTAATCTAGATTTAGGAAAAATCATTAGTCTTAACAATTATGAAGGATTGAGAGTTGGTTTTGGGGGAGTTACAAATACAAATTTTTCAAAAAAAATCAGAATTGAATCTTATGTCGCCTACGGAACAAAAGACAAAGATTTCAAATACAGTCTTGGCGGAGCAGTTCGATTAAATAGAAATACGAATACTTGGTTTGGCGCAAATTACACAAACGATATAAAAGAGGCCGCTGGATTAGATTTCATTGCTGAAAATAATTCGTTTTTTGCTATGAACCCAAGAAATTTAAACATCAGTAAGTTTTATAATTATCGAACTTCTAATATTTATCTAGAACATGATATTCAACCAAATTTAGAAACCAAAATACAATTAAGTACTGGTAAATATGAGCCAAAGTTTGATTATCAATTTATCTCAATTGATAAAATTTTAACTAATTATAATTTAACCACAGCAACTATTGGATTACAATATAATCCGAAAAATGAATACATGAATTCTCCGATAGGAAAAACTAGAATTAAAAACGAGTTCCCTCAATTTACATTACAATTAACTAAAAGTTTTGATAATATTTTGGAAGGAGATTTTGACTTTACACAATTGAATTTTAGAATTGACCATCAAATTAAAAAACTTAGAGGAAGCACTACAAGTTTTTTAATTGAAGGGGGAATTGTATTTGGGGATGCTCCTATTTCACATTTATACAATGCAACTCCAAACCAATCATTCAAAAACCCTTGGTTAAAACGTGTAACTTTTGGTGGAAAAAATAGTTTTGAGACAATGGGTTACAACGAATTCATCTCAGATAAATATACAATGTTAGAGGTCAAACATAAATTCAAAAGGTTGAAAATTAATACTAAATTTAACCCTCAATTTAGTTTGGTAACACGATTTGGATTAGGTGATATAGAAAATAGAACAAATCATAACGGATTTAATTTCAAAATAATGAATAAAGGTTATTTAGAAAGTGGGCTCGAATTAAATCAACTTTATAAAGGACTTGGCTTAAGCGGATTTTATAGATATGGCGCTTATGGAAATACTGAGTGGAGTGATAATTTAGCAATCAAATTAACCTACAGATTAAGCCTTGGTTTTTAA